From the genome of Thalassoglobus sp. JC818:
GCAAACTTTCAGCGAACTGCGCTCGTGTTCGAGTGATTCTTCGTATTGAGGGCCTCCGCACTCCCAGGCGAGAGTGTCAGCCCCGAAGAGGCTCGCAATTCCTCCTTTGCACGTGACCGAACATTCAACGTTTGCGTGTGTGTCGTCGCTCTCTTTCTGAAATTCGACTTCAGCTGTCACATCTCGTGATCCACCCACTCGAATTGAAACCGAATTCTGGTCCTCGTTCGGGACGATTGTCAGAGGAGCATCCTGAGTCATCACCAAACACCAGTCGAGCTTGGCGATCTGCAAAGCACGATCTTCGTCCTGATGGCAGACGACTTTGAGAGAACGCAGGGGGCCCAGCCGCGTTGCCAGCAGTTCTCGAAGTCGAAGCGTGGAGGGTGTCCAGCGGTGAAAGAGTTCGGGAAGAATCAGCGAAGAGAGGCTTTTCGTCGAGTTGAAAAGTTGTTCGACGCGAGACGGGTCACCCAATGCCGTTGATCTCAGCAGAACAGGCTTCTCACTGCTGCTGATCGGATTCCAGGTCGGCAAGCTGATCCATCGATCCGAACTGACGATCAGGCCATCGATATTGGGGGAATCAATGAGGCGGCAGATGCTTCCGCAGTAAGTCACGCCGTGCTGTTTGGCTGCCTCACGTGCTGTCTCGAAAGAGTCTGCGTGAATAGCTTTCAGTATCAACCGAGGGGCAGTCTTGATCAGTTCGATCAGCTGCCGATCGTTGTCTTCCGAATATCCGATGATTGCCAACGAAAGAACTTCTTTCGTCATTGATCCCTGATTCCTTTCATCGGAACTTTCCGGAAGTCGCCATTGTTGAAGCGGGTTGCGCTGTGTAAATGTTCTCGGTTGCAGGCCAGAAGTCTAACATTCCGGGATAGGGGTTGCGAGTGCGAGTTCCGGGGCTGACAATGCTCATCGCTTCAATTCGACTTCTTTGTCAAATCGAACGCGAAATCACTTCGCCCGTCCGAAAATCTCGCGGATTTCGAACGGTATTCCGCAATCTCCTCCAGCATCTCCAGCAGACTGCTCGTAACAAAGCAGGAGCCTTGAAAGTGGATGGTTTCATGCAAACCAAAAGTATCTGGCCAGGAAGTCACTTCATCAGGACCATCCTCCTGCTGGGGGTGTGTCTCGGTTCGTCGATTCATTCCCTGCACGCGGAAGATTTACGGCCAGCCGAGGTGATTGATGAGAGCTGGCAGACGGTCTGGAGTCATGGAGTACGGATTGGCTACGCGCACTCGCTGACAACCCGAGGACAGCAGGCTGGCGAAACGGTAATTGTCTCCGACCTTCTAACGGTCATGACGTTCCTGCGCTTCGGTCAACAGCTATCGATTCAGCAATCGACCCATGTCGTCGAAACGGTCGAAGGAGATCTGATTTCGTTCGTTTCCACTCTGAAAAATCCACCAAACAGCGAATCTGTGGCGACTGGAGATGTGCAAGCTGGCACTCTCAAGGTGACGTCCCGTGTGGCGGACGAAACGACGACAAAAGAATACGCCGAATTCGACGGGATCAAATCTTCTGTTTGGCCCGAGCGTTTTGTTCGCGAAGGGAGAATCACCCCGGGAATTGTTCATCGCTTTAAGGTGTTTGAACCAGCAGTGGGGCAAGCAGTGACGATGACTGCGGAATTGCTCTCGAAAAAAACCGCACACGACCTCCATCAAATCCGCTTTCAAACCCTGATCGACGAGTCGCCCGCCGTCGACACAATCATCACCTGCAATGCGAACTGGGAGTTTCTCAAGTCGGAAACCCCCATTATGAAGATCGTTATGAAGAAATCCGACGAGCAGGAAGCTCTGTCCCCGGTCGGAAAGGTCGCCTTCGATTTTGCGAAGGACTCGATGATTCCGGTCTCCGTCGAAGACAATCTGCATTCCGCTCAGTCGGTGACTTATCGTATTGAAGTCTCAGGAGCGAATGCCGGCGAACTCTTTTCTGAGCAACATGCCCGTCTCAGCCCCAGTGAAGATGCTGCGATCGTTGAGCTCTCCACAACAGGGGAAGCAATTACATCCAATCCGCCAGAACCTGAATGTTTGGAAGCATCGCCGGTTGTGGAATCGGATCACCCAATGATTCAACAGCTCGCTGAACAAGGTGCCGGAAGCGCCGTCGATCCGCTCGATGTGGCGCTTCGATTGACGAAATTCGTCGATGACTACGTGACAGAAAAGAACTTCTCGACATCACTCGGATCAGCATTGGAAACAGCCCAATCTCGTTCGGGTGATTGTACCGAGCACAGCGTGTTGCTCGCTGCTTTGCTAAGAGCGCGTGGAATTCCGTCGCGCGTGGTCGTGGGATTTGTCTATTCGAGTCGCTTACAGGCCTTCGTTGGTCATTTATGGACCGAAGCCTGGGTGAACGGAAAGTGGATCGGTCTCGATGCACTCGACTCAGACTACTTTGTTGGACCCGGTCATCTCGCGATGAAAACATCGAGTCTCTCGGGACAGGGGACATCAGCTGCGGGTGAGTTCTTCATGATC
Proteins encoded in this window:
- a CDS encoding transglutaminase-like domain-containing protein; translated protein: MQTKSIWPGSHFIRTILLLGVCLGSSIHSLHAEDLRPAEVIDESWQTVWSHGVRIGYAHSLTTRGQQAGETVIVSDLLTVMTFLRFGQQLSIQQSTHVVETVEGDLISFVSTLKNPPNSESVATGDVQAGTLKVTSRVADETTTKEYAEFDGIKSSVWPERFVREGRITPGIVHRFKVFEPAVGQAVTMTAELLSKKTAHDLHQIRFQTLIDESPAVDTIITCNANWEFLKSETPIMKIVMKKSDEQEALSPVGKVAFDFAKDSMIPVSVEDNLHSAQSVTYRIEVSGANAGELFSEQHARLSPSEDAAIVELSTTGEAITSNPPEPECLEASPVVESDHPMIQQLAEQGAGSAVDPLDVALRLTKFVDDYVTEKNFSTSLGSALETAQSRSGDCTEHSVLLAALLRARGIPSRVVVGFVYSSRLQAFVGHLWTEAWVNGKWIGLDALDSDYFVGPGHLAMKTSSLSGQGTSAAGEFFMIIHLLGRTKIDVVNVVR